The Bacteroidota bacterium genome has a window encoding:
- a CDS encoding SprB repeat-containing protein encodes MEAIIVGGQPPYSFQWSTGAYTKTITGLSAGTYSISITDAAQNTISKSYTLIASEAMSGSLDKSTYGGGYNVSAQGASDGWITAVIGGGATPYSYQWSNGAESETNHDLPSGSYSVIVRDVNQCQLQLSANLTQPTPLHIVSITSPLHNGYNLRCKSSDDGAIDLTVSGGVAPYTYQWSNGNFTQDLADLKAGEYTVLVKDLNGVGVTASITLTQPGSIEVDLSAPTYPNGHHTTCYNCSNGSVTTTVTGGVMPYTYSWNTGQSSQNLANLMAGTYAVQVTDANGCTKADVKIDLTQPDRDDWTMVGNSGIDSTSEFLGTTDSTSLVLKTNGAERLRLRGTGGVRIQSGLSVDSLDILNNVSLGGRRLMGYRVSSQTGTGLFGFGQDPDESINGITSCTSPALNVPTNYQFQGTLQLYGNFSTGSGIGVMEMGFDGVNSFIDVVGSTQDPNANRLLINYYCGKDVFICSGQSGGRIQLGGSNTIVGIGIDPAISVNQNGDYRLFVADGIRTEKVKVDLKGNWPDYVFNYSYKLMSLNVLDEYIEKNKHLPGVPSSKDVQDSGIDLAENQILLLKKIEELTLYIIEINSEIEKLKKQK; translated from the coding sequence TTGGAGGCGATCATTGTAGGTGGACAGCCGCCTTATTCGTTCCAATGGTCCACGGGAGCTTATACCAAGACCATTACGGGATTGTCCGCTGGAACCTATTCGATTTCCATCACGGACGCTGCCCAGAATACGATCAGCAAGAGCTACACGCTGATCGCCTCCGAAGCGATGAGCGGTTCCCTCGATAAATCGACGTACGGCGGAGGTTATAACGTTTCCGCGCAGGGTGCCAGTGACGGATGGATTACCGCGGTGATCGGAGGCGGCGCGACGCCGTATTCCTATCAATGGAGTAACGGCGCCGAATCGGAGACCAACCACGACCTGCCCAGCGGCTCTTATTCGGTGATCGTTCGGGATGTGAACCAGTGTCAGTTGCAGCTTTCGGCCAACCTGACCCAGCCAACACCCCTGCACATCGTAAGTATCACAAGTCCCTTGCACAACGGATACAACCTGCGTTGCAAGAGCAGCGATGATGGCGCCATTGATCTGACCGTTTCCGGCGGTGTTGCGCCTTATACCTATCAGTGGAGTAATGGAAACTTCACGCAGGACCTGGCCGACCTGAAAGCGGGTGAATACACCGTACTAGTGAAGGATTTAAACGGAGTGGGCGTTACGGCCAGTATCACCCTTACCCAACCCGGCTCCATCGAAGTAGACCTTTCTGCCCCTACCTACCCCAACGGCCACCACACCACCTGTTACAACTGCTCCAACGGCAGTGTGACCACCACCGTGACCGGCGGGGTGATGCCCTATACGTACTCCTGGAACACCGGCCAAAGCAGCCAGAACCTCGCCAACCTCATGGCCGGGACCTACGCGGTGCAGGTTACCGATGCCAACGGCTGCACCAAAGCCGACGTCAAGATCGACCTGACCCAGCCGGATCGGGATGATTGGACGATGGTGGGGAATAGCGGTATTGATTCGACCAGTGAATTCCTGGGAACAACGGACAGCACCAGCCTGGTTTTGAAAACGAATGGAGCTGAAAGGCTTCGCCTGAGAGGGACCGGGGGTGTCAGGATTCAATCCGGACTCTCGGTTGATAGCCTTGACATCTTAAACAACGTGTCCCTGGGGGGTAGAAGATTAATGGGGTATCGGGTTTCATCACAAACCGGAACAGGCTTGTTCGGTTTTGGACAGGACCCGGACGAATCAATCAACGGAATAACCTCGTGTACAAGCCCCGCTCTTAATGTTCCGACTAATTATCAGTTTCAGGGTACCCTTCAGCTATATGGTAATTTTTCTACTGGAAGCGGGATTGGTGTGATGGAAATGGGATTTGATGGGGTGAATTCGTTCATTGATGTAGTTGGCTCAACACAAGATCCCAACGCGAATCGCTTGTTAATAAATTATTACTGTGGTAAAGACGTTTTTATTTGCTCAGGGCAAAGTGGAGGAAGGATTCAGCTTGGAGGAAGTAATACAATTGTCGGAATAGGTATTGACCCTGCAATTTCTGTCAACCAAAATGGTGATTATCGATTATTTGTGGCTGACGGAATTCGTACAGAAAAAGTGAAAGTTGATTTAAAAGGGAATTGGCCAGATTATGTTTTTAACTATAGCTATAAGTTGATGAGTTTGAATGTGCTTGATGAGTACATAGAAAAGAACAAACATTTACCAGGCGTACCTTCAAGTAAAGATGTGCAAGATTCAGGTATTGATTTAGCTGAAAATCAGATTCTATTGCTAAAGAAAATCGAGGAACTTACACTATATATTATCGAGATTAATTCAGAAATCGAGAAATTAAAAAAACAAAAGTAA
- a CDS encoding T9SS type A sorting domain-containing protein, which translates to MKKTLRIGLCFCIVLLSNSSLAFIPFPFNNAVWKYGRYDFSCPGMGNYCGQIVYKFLGDTTISGRNYNKLYSSSFPDTNYLYTAALRQDSINGNIYIVMANGQCNSADTLLYNFNLSLNDTINQCIYFLGQLYTTIQEIDSVNLGGQWRHRIKLSDNNNSNLIEGIGSTSGLIGPWNGWLGGYLLLECFELNGTAIFPYSSCFSTSAENPIQEAVMEPVINSGKLLLRIPSSQSFSNAALYSITGQYISSLKKEGSFFTCDIEMIPSGMYIIRVSLYGHLINIKLFLVK; encoded by the coding sequence ATGAAAAAGACGCTTAGAATTGGTTTGTGTTTTTGTATCGTATTATTATCGAATTCTAGTCTTGCATTTATTCCTTTCCCATTTAATAATGCGGTTTGGAAATATGGCAGATACGATTTCAGCTGTCCAGGAATGGGAAACTATTGTGGACAAATTGTGTATAAATTTCTAGGAGATACTACGATTTCAGGGAGAAACTACAATAAGCTATACAGCTCTTCCTTTCCAGATACTAATTATCTATATACCGCAGCATTACGACAAGATTCAATAAACGGCAATATTTATATTGTAATGGCAAATGGACAATGTAACTCGGCCGATACTTTATTATATAACTTTAATTTATCTCTAAACGATACAATTAATCAATGTATATATTTCCTTGGCCAATTATATACTACAATTCAAGAAATAGATTCCGTAAACCTAGGAGGTCAATGGAGGCATCGAATAAAATTAAGCGACAACAATAACTCAAATTTAATTGAAGGAATAGGATCTACTAGTGGGTTGATTGGTCCATGGAATGGGTGGCTTGGAGGTTATTTATTACTTGAGTGCTTTGAACTGAACGGTACTGCGATATTTCCTTATTCAAGTTGCTTTTCTACATCTGCTGAAAATCCAATTCAGGAAGCGGTAATGGAGCCAGTGATCAACTCTGGCAAACTTTTGCTGCGAATACCAAGTTCCCAATCATTTTCCAACGCTGCATTGTATTCAATCACTGGACAGTATATTTCTTCATTGAAGAAGGAAGGAAGTTTTTTTACATGTGATATCGAAATGATTCCATCAGGAATGTATATTATCAGAGTGTCTTTATATGGTCATTTAATAAATATTAAATTGTTTTTAGTCAAATGA
- a CDS encoding T9SS type A sorting domain-containing protein, translated as MKIYISFILILCSFLSYAQDYATIRANFLQNYDNITDENEGSPLNQFLRLDNYQRLRLSYANSLQEIETSYKDYLINNNLHRTQGVQAVANWESIGPNKRPISVSPVLNYASGNGLFTTIRLDPVDLDRIIITSAHGGVWETTNSGGSWINLSDFSLPSVQVSDIARDPTDPNFMYVAMGNRDDYHQLTLCSGIYRSNDGGVSWNAANNGLNSLIGFESISKILIDPQDPNIVYLATSNGIFKTIDAKGACSWIQLSDPLVYNNYFRNVLYIPNGQNNVLLASGVDVVKSHDGGQTWISLTGVGTGMDFSTFVATPFVSRINIAVTPINPDVIYASVILKDTPGLPQWNTTRRHYLFKYNRSTWSQRNNIPPNYNYNGDHTESWIAIDVSPVNENMIAVGHSSGFFSFDGGSTNLTPAYVYFGGIVHPDVHDIQFSRDGSSVYFATDGGVYKYLFSTSTWSMISNGIAANTVTKIALSDIDPNLMLMGAFHSGSNKYDPINLPPTDPWVIYNGGDGTEQGVVKNLPHMLFASSQKNTISLSMNRAISQAAPISRPLDPGCSNGPENSRFVGNYKLDPSESTTVVVAYTDLYSYNSINSVWKKLTDLPSDFGFNDCNQGVNAVSISESDHNYIYISGENANRLFKTNTGGYGNQCTSNCWTELFPPNPLPITSIAISYTDPNKIWVAYSGYISTEKVKYFDGFSWIDYSSGLPNLPMNEIVYEKGSNDALYVATDIGVYYRNATMLQWEPFIDNLPNVMVSDLEINYANNTIVAGTFGRGVWQSDLNCPQSFDLTAQPGVNFYEAENNLLAFSSFTLSPTLTFRAGNTVKLDPGFEVASSSAGYFQAFIHPCNHPGNSFKKRFNQVSGGLKSISEPEFSISVYPNPTQSLINIEVNTDSDEDSYVIEIYNVTGNKLAQKNENKFPCLIDMTKFGQGIYFVRIFCKQLNRYECKRVVVI; from the coding sequence ATGAAAATATATATATCATTCATTTTGATTCTGTGTTCATTTTTGAGCTATGCTCAGGATTATGCAACAATTAGAGCTAATTTTTTGCAGAATTACGATAACATTACTGATGAAAACGAAGGCAGTCCCCTTAATCAGTTTTTACGATTAGATAATTATCAACGATTGAGATTAAGTTACGCGAATAGTCTTCAGGAAATAGAAACCTCCTACAAGGATTATTTAATAAATAATAATTTACATAGAACCCAAGGCGTACAAGCCGTAGCAAATTGGGAATCAATAGGTCCCAATAAACGTCCTATTAGCGTTTCGCCAGTTCTTAATTATGCCTCAGGAAACGGACTCTTTACAACGATTCGATTAGATCCTGTTGATCTAGACAGAATCATTATTACATCTGCCCATGGAGGAGTATGGGAAACGACTAATTCTGGAGGTTCATGGATAAATCTATCTGATTTTAGTTTGCCATCCGTGCAAGTATCTGATATTGCAAGAGATCCAACAGATCCGAATTTTATGTATGTGGCGATGGGGAATCGTGATGACTACCATCAATTGACATTGTGTAGTGGCATATATCGTAGTAACGATGGCGGGGTTTCTTGGAATGCAGCCAACAATGGGTTAAATAGTTTGATTGGATTTGAGTCAATTTCTAAAATATTAATAGATCCACAGGACCCTAACATAGTTTATTTAGCAACTTCAAATGGTATTTTTAAAACAATTGACGCGAAAGGAGCCTGTTCATGGATTCAACTGTCGGACCCACTAGTTTACAATAACTATTTCCGGAATGTTCTTTATATACCAAATGGTCAGAATAATGTACTATTAGCATCTGGCGTAGATGTGGTAAAAAGTCATGATGGAGGGCAAACCTGGATCAGTTTAACGGGTGTTGGAACAGGAATGGATTTCTCCACTTTTGTTGCAACGCCTTTTGTATCGCGTATTAATATTGCAGTCACACCTATTAACCCTGATGTAATTTATGCATCAGTTATATTGAAAGATACCCCTGGGTTGCCGCAGTGGAATACTACTCGTAGGCACTATTTGTTTAAGTACAATCGTTCAACCTGGAGTCAAAGAAACAATATTCCACCAAATTACAATTACAATGGCGATCATACCGAAAGCTGGATAGCAATCGATGTTTCACCGGTTAATGAGAATATGATTGCGGTAGGTCATTCATCTGGTTTTTTCAGTTTTGATGGAGGATCTACAAATCTTACACCAGCATATGTTTACTTTGGAGGAATCGTACACCCAGATGTGCATGACATTCAATTTAGTAGAGATGGCTCTTCTGTTTATTTTGCTACTGATGGTGGCGTTTATAAATACTTATTTTCCACTTCTACATGGAGTATGATTTCAAATGGTATAGCAGCAAATACAGTCACAAAAATAGCTCTTTCAGATATTGACCCTAACTTGATGCTGATGGGGGCATTTCACAGTGGGAGTAATAAATATGACCCCATTAATTTACCTCCAACAGACCCATGGGTGATCTATAATGGAGGTGACGGCACTGAGCAAGGGGTGGTAAAAAACCTTCCGCACATGTTATTTGCCTCGTCTCAAAAGAACACGATTAGTTTGTCTATGAATCGCGCAATCTCGCAAGCTGCGCCTATTTCTAGACCATTAGATCCTGGTTGCTCTAATGGACCAGAAAACTCAAGATTTGTTGGAAATTACAAATTGGATCCCTCTGAAAGCACCACAGTAGTTGTAGCGTATACTGATTTATATAGCTATAATTCAATCAACTCTGTATGGAAAAAACTAACTGATCTACCGTCTGATTTTGGGTTTAATGATTGTAATCAAGGAGTAAATGCAGTTTCTATTTCAGAATCAGATCATAACTATATATATATATCTGGTGAGAATGCAAATAGGTTGTTCAAGACAAATACAGGAGGTTATGGAAATCAGTGTACTTCGAATTGCTGGACAGAGCTTTTCCCACCAAATCCATTACCAATAACTTCAATTGCAATTTCATACACCGATCCAAATAAAATCTGGGTGGCCTATTCAGGATATATTTCTACCGAGAAGGTGAAATACTTTGACGGATTTAGTTGGATAGATTATTCAAGTGGCCTGCCTAATCTTCCAATGAATGAGATTGTATATGAAAAAGGATCTAATGATGCTCTTTATGTAGCAACAGACATTGGAGTTTATTATCGCAATGCGACTATGCTTCAATGGGAACCATTTATCGACAATCTTCCGAATGTAATGGTGTCTGATCTCGAGATTAATTATGCAAACAACACAATTGTAGCAGGCACCTTTGGGCGAGGTGTTTGGCAATCTGATCTTAATTGCCCTCAATCTTTCGATTTAACAGCACAGCCAGGGGTTAATTTTTATGAGGCGGAGAATAACTTGTTAGCGTTTTCATCGTTTACTCTATCCCCAACATTGACGTTTAGGGCGGGAAACACTGTGAAACTTGATCCGGGTTTTGAGGTGGCATCAAGTTCTGCCGGTTATTTTCAAGCATTCATACACCCTTGCAACCACCCCGGAAACAGCTTTAAAAAACGTTTTAACCAAGTATCTGGCGGCCTAAAATCAATAAGTGAACCTGAGTTTTCAATTTCAGTATATCCTAATCCCACTCAATCATTAATAAACATTGAAGTTAATACAGATTCAGATGAAGATTCCTATGTAATAGAGATTTATAATGTAACAGGAAATAAGTTAGCTCAGAAGAATGAAAATAAATTTCCTTGTTTAATTGATATGACCAAATTTGGGCAAGGAATTTATTTTGTAAGAATATTTTGCAAGCAACTTAATCGTTACGAATGCAAAAGAGTTGTAGTCATATAG
- a CDS encoding DUF3108 domain-containing protein, translating into MNLRIRFLILFLAACTITSAAGQKKLRSLNHNAFRPGEVLKFRIHYGFMDAGEATLEVKPELKNFGNRDCYHVVGTGRSVGAFDWFFKVRDRYESVIDKDAMLPWLFIRRVNEGGYIINQNVSFNHFSDSAKSEKATISIPENTQDLVSAFYYARTIDFSNAKEGDVFPINGYLDDAIFPMNIKYIGKEEIKTKMGTFRCIKFRPMLVEGRVFKDNEDMTVWVSDDSNRIPVRVQTDILVGSIKMDLVGYENLANQPAIVGK; encoded by the coding sequence ATGAATCTTCGCATCCGATTCCTGATCCTCTTCCTCGCCGCTTGCACCATCACCAGCGCCGCCGGCCAGAAGAAACTCCGCTCCCTGAACCACAACGCCTTCCGTCCCGGCGAAGTGCTCAAATTCCGCATCCACTACGGATTCATGGATGCCGGCGAAGCCACCCTCGAAGTCAAACCCGAACTCAAGAACTTCGGTAACCGCGACTGCTACCACGTCGTCGGCACCGGTCGCTCCGTCGGCGCCTTCGACTGGTTCTTCAAAGTCCGCGACCGCTACGAATCCGTCATCGATAAGGACGCCATGCTGCCCTGGCTGTTCATCCGCCGCGTGAACGAAGGCGGTTACATCATCAACCAGAACGTCAGTTTCAACCATTTCAGCGACTCGGCGAAGAGCGAGAAGGCCACCATCTCCATCCCCGAGAACACCCAGGACCTCGTGTCCGCGTTCTACTACGCCCGCACCATCGATTTCAGCAACGCCAAAGAAGGCGATGTATTCCCCATCAACGGTTACCTCGACGACGCCATTTTTCCGATGAACATCAAATACATCGGTAAAGAGGAAATCAAGACCAAGATGGGCACTTTCCGCTGCATCAAGTTCCGCCCCATGCTGGTCGAAGGCCGCGTGTTCAAGGACAACGAAGACATGACCGTCTGGGTCAGCGACGACTCCAACCGCATTCCCGTCCGCGTGCAAACAGACATCCTCGTCGGTTCCATCAAAATGGACCTGGTCGGTTACGAGAACCTCGCCAACCAGCCGGCGATCGTCGGGAAGTAA
- the scpB gene encoding SMC-Scp complex subunit ScpB, translating into MNLLNQHIEALIFCSETSITLDEIAASLKLSYGWELTDDEIVAAIAQIREKYQDETFAFSLEEISEGYQFLTKKDYYPTVSALIQHKAKKKLSVAQMETLAIIAYKQPITKSEIEHIRGVSCDYAIQKLLEKELVAISGKSEGPGRPIMYSTSDSFMDYFGIKSVKDLPQLKDLHLEQNEIGQPSELMEAEPETEANTQDSEVTAMSEAGSETPVLSETLNEEGDTIEAPLMGSEDYSAPVMLSEEAEELNEAVPPAAGEAADLELPDRKQIFLENQPGAPESEAADEKAPFRNESE; encoded by the coding sequence ATGAATCTCCTCAACCAGCATATCGAAGCCCTCATTTTTTGCTCGGAAACAAGCATTACACTCGACGAAATCGCCGCCTCCCTTAAGCTGTCTTACGGCTGGGAATTGACCGACGATGAGATCGTGGCCGCAATCGCCCAGATCCGCGAAAAGTATCAGGATGAGACTTTCGCCTTCAGCCTGGAAGAGATTTCGGAAGGGTACCAGTTCCTGACCAAGAAGGACTACTACCCGACGGTCAGCGCGCTCATACAGCACAAGGCCAAGAAGAAACTCTCCGTCGCCCAGATGGAGACCCTGGCCATCATCGCCTACAAGCAGCCGATCACCAAGTCGGAGATCGAACACATCCGCGGCGTCAGTTGCGACTACGCCATCCAGAAGCTGCTGGAGAAAGAACTCGTTGCCATCTCCGGCAAGAGCGAAGGCCCCGGCCGACCGATCATGTACTCCACGAGCGACAGTTTCATGGATTACTTCGGCATCAAGTCGGTGAAAGACCTGCCGCAGCTCAAAGACCTCCACCTCGAACAGAACGAGATCGGTCAGCCGTCCGAACTCATGGAAGCCGAGCCGGAAACGGAAGCCAACACGCAGGACAGCGAAGTGACGGCCATGTCGGAAGCCGGTTCCGAAACACCGGTACTCTCGGAAACGCTCAACGAAGAAGGTGACACCATCGAAGCGCCGCTCATGGGCTCCGAAGACTACAGCGCGCCCGTTATGCTCAGCGAAGAAGCGGAGGAGCTGAACGAAGCGGTTCCGCCCGCCGCCGGCGAAGCCGCCGACCTCGAACTGCCCGACCGCAAGCAGATTTTTTTAGAAAACCAGCCCGGCGCCCCTGAATCCGAAGCGGCTGACGAAAAAGCGCCCTTCCGGAACGAAAGCGAGTAA
- a CDS encoding leucine--tRNA ligase, which produces MEYPVRDIERKWQEAWKRNQVYRVNIDPSRPKCYVLDMFPYPSGAGLHVGHPLGYIASDIYARYKRLKGFNVLHPMGYDAFGLPAEQYAIQTGQHPAVTTEQNIRRYREQLDNIGFCYDWDREVRTCDPEYYRWTQWIFLQLFNSWYNHDSNKAEPIETLIHKFEAHGCQGRDHRVLTGDIEHPVKPFTAEEWKALSEKERSDLLMHFRLAYLGDAWVNWCPALGTVLANDEVKDGVSERGGYPVERKQMKQWSMRITAYAERLLQDLDGIDWSDSIKEHQRNWIGKSEGCSVFFQLDGHNGSVEVFTTRPDTIYGVTFVTLAPEHELVDRVTTAEYRDAVNRYVNVAKNKTERERQAEKKVSGQFTGAYVFHPFTGAKVPVWVGEYVLAGYGTGAVMAVPAHDARDHQFARHFNLPIVQVIEAPAGHDIQAESWDGKEGRCINSGIIDGLEVKTAISTIIGEIEARGYGKGKTNYRLRDAAFGRQRYWGEPIPIYYNDDIPFPVSDADLPLRLPEIDKFLPTEDGEPPLARAHNWTYRGHPLETTTMPGWAASSWYFLRYMDPRNDKAIASKEAIDYWRDVDLYIGGSEHATGHLLYVRFWTKVLYDLGHIPVKEPARRLVNQGMIQGRSNFVYRVKESNKFVSYNLRGNYETSALNVDVNIVENDVLDIEAFRKWRPDFSNAEFILEDGKYICGAEVEKMSKSKWNVVNPDDMIEKYGADCFRLYEMFLGPLELSKPWNTSGISGTSNFIRKLWRLYHAGPERSFRVSEEAASRDELKALHKLIKKVEEDAERLSFNTSVSAFMIAVNELTDLKCDKRAVLEPLAILVAPFAPHIAEELWELLGNKGSVMHARFPELDPQYLVEDSFAYPISLNGKTKFNIEIALGLSKEDVEKEVLSREEVLKLLDGKTPKKIVVVPGRIVNIVV; this is translated from the coding sequence ATGGAGTACCCCGTTCGTGACATAGAACGTAAATGGCAGGAAGCCTGGAAACGCAACCAGGTGTACCGCGTGAACATCGACCCCTCCCGGCCGAAGTGTTATGTGCTGGATATGTTTCCCTATCCGTCCGGAGCGGGTTTGCATGTCGGTCACCCGCTGGGCTATATCGCTTCCGATATCTATGCCCGCTACAAGCGGCTCAAAGGCTTCAACGTGCTCCACCCGATGGGCTACGATGCCTTCGGTCTGCCCGCGGAACAATACGCCATCCAGACCGGTCAGCATCCGGCCGTCACCACCGAGCAGAACATCCGCCGCTACCGCGAACAACTCGACAACATCGGCTTCTGCTACGACTGGGACCGCGAAGTACGTACCTGCGATCCGGAGTACTACCGCTGGACGCAGTGGATCTTCCTGCAGCTCTTCAACAGTTGGTACAACCATGATTCCAACAAAGCGGAGCCGATCGAAACACTCATTCACAAGTTCGAAGCGCACGGCTGCCAGGGTCGCGACCATCGCGTCCTGACCGGCGATATCGAACATCCCGTCAAACCCTTCACGGCGGAAGAATGGAAAGCGCTCTCCGAAAAAGAACGCAGCGACCTCCTCATGCACTTCCGCCTGGCCTACCTGGGCGATGCCTGGGTGAACTGGTGCCCTGCCCTCGGGACCGTGCTCGCCAACGACGAGGTCAAAGACGGCGTCTCCGAACGCGGCGGCTACCCGGTCGAGCGCAAGCAGATGAAACAATGGAGCATGCGCATCACTGCGTATGCGGAACGTTTACTGCAGGACCTCGACGGCATCGACTGGAGCGACTCCATCAAAGAACACCAGCGCAACTGGATCGGAAAGTCGGAAGGCTGCTCGGTCTTTTTCCAGCTCGACGGCCACAACGGCTCCGTCGAGGTGTTCACCACGCGTCCCGACACGATCTACGGTGTCACCTTCGTCACGCTGGCGCCTGAACACGAACTGGTCGACCGCGTCACCACAGCGGAATACCGCGATGCGGTCAATCGTTACGTGAATGTGGCGAAGAACAAGACCGAACGCGAACGGCAGGCCGAGAAGAAGGTCTCCGGACAATTCACCGGAGCATACGTCTTCCATCCGTTCACCGGCGCGAAAGTGCCGGTATGGGTAGGGGAGTACGTACTCGCCGGTTACGGCACCGGCGCCGTCATGGCCGTGCCCGCGCACGACGCGCGCGATCACCAGTTCGCACGCCACTTCAACCTGCCCATCGTGCAGGTCATCGAAGCGCCCGCCGGCCACGATATCCAGGCCGAGAGCTGGGACGGTAAGGAAGGCCGTTGCATCAACTCCGGCATCATCGACGGACTCGAGGTCAAAACGGCGATCAGCACGATCATCGGCGAGATCGAAGCCCGCGGATACGGCAAAGGCAAGACGAATTATCGCCTGCGCGATGCCGCCTTCGGGCGACAACGCTACTGGGGCGAACCGATCCCGATCTATTACAACGACGACATCCCCTTCCCGGTCTCCGACGCGGATCTTCCGCTTCGCCTGCCCGAGATCGATAAGTTCCTTCCGACCGAAGACGGAGAGCCGCCGCTCGCGCGCGCGCACAACTGGACCTACCGCGGCCATCCGCTCGAAACGACCACCATGCCCGGCTGGGCCGCTTCTTCCTGGTACTTCCTGCGGTACATGGACCCGCGCAACGACAAGGCCATCGCGTCGAAAGAGGCGATCGACTACTGGCGCGACGTCGACCTCTACATCGGCGGCTCCGAACACGCGACCGGTCACCTCTTGTACGTCCGCTTCTGGACGAAAGTGCTCTACGACCTCGGACACATTCCGGTGAAAGAGCCGGCCCGCAGACTGGTGAACCAGGGCATGATCCAGGGGCGGTCGAATTTCGTTTACCGCGTAAAAGAGTCAAACAAATTCGTCTCTTATAACCTGCGCGGTAACTACGAAACCTCGGCGCTCAACGTGGACGTCAACATCGTCGAGAACGATGTACTCGATATCGAAGCCTTCCGCAAGTGGCGCCCCGATTTTTCCAATGCCGAGTTCATCCTCGAAGACGGAAAATACATCTGCGGCGCGGAGGTGGAGAAAATGTCGAAGTCGAAGTGGAACGTCGTCAACCCCGACGACATGATCGAAAAGTACGGAGCCGACTGCTTCCGCCTGTACGAGATGTTCCTCGGCCCGCTCGAACTCTCCAAGCCCTGGAACACCAGCGGCATCAGCGGCACCTCGAATTTCATCCGCAAACTCTGGCGCCTCTATCATGCCGGTCCGGAACGATCCTTCCGCGTATCGGAGGAGGCCGCTTCGCGCGACGAACTCAAGGCGCTCCACAAGTTGATCAAAAAGGTGGAAGAAGACGCGGAACGTTTGTCGTTCAACACCTCGGTCAGCGCCTTCATGATCGCCGTGAACGAACTCACTGATCTCAAGTGCGACAAACGTGCGGTGCTGGAACCCCTGGCCATCCTGGTCGCTCCCTTCGCTCCGCACATCGCGGAGGAGTTGTGGGAACTGCTCGGCAACAAAGGCTCGGTCATGCACGCCCGGTTTCCTGAACTCGACCCTCAATACCTGGTCGAGGACTCGTTCGCCTATCCGATTTCGCTCAACGGTAAAACGAAATTCAACATCGAGATCGCCCTGGGCCTGTCCAAGGAGGACGTCGAAAAGGAAGTCCTGTCACGCGAAGAAGTGTTGAAGCTGCTCGACGGAAAAACACCGAAAAAAATCGTCGTTGTTCCGGGTCGGATCGTGAACATCGTCGTTTGA